The Saccharopolyspora gloriosae genome has a segment encoding these proteins:
- a CDS encoding Gfo/Idh/MocA family protein, whose product MTTPEKPRRVAVIGLGTISKYYLAAVDELSDWELVAVCDVRGSALAVHRGHVPGFRDHRDLLATVALDAVIVVVPNDVHATICRDALEAGVPVCVEKPLAVDLDEARALTEFITEDTPLFTAFHRRYNDNVLRLREELQGRGPVESMTVRYLERIEEHIGGDTWYLDSGRCGGGCVADNGPNAFDLVRLFLGDVESAGVTISRDENGTDRQAVVELRSATGVPAVVELDWSHLGETKDVEVRCTDGTVHYADMLHGHQGFKASLWHEYVGILTDFGAVLDARHEDAARRPDGGLAALELVDAVYRVEFLDTAPEWEGLA is encoded by the coding sequence TTGACGACACCGGAGAAGCCTCGCCGGGTGGCCGTGATCGGCCTCGGCACGATTTCGAAGTACTACCTGGCGGCCGTCGACGAACTCTCCGACTGGGAACTCGTCGCCGTGTGCGATGTGCGCGGGTCCGCGTTGGCCGTGCACCGCGGTCACGTTCCCGGTTTCCGGGATCACCGCGACCTGCTCGCGACCGTCGCGCTGGACGCCGTGATCGTGGTGGTGCCCAACGATGTGCACGCGACGATCTGCCGCGACGCGCTGGAGGCGGGCGTGCCGGTGTGCGTGGAGAAACCCCTCGCGGTCGACCTCGACGAGGCCAGGGCGCTCACCGAGTTCATCACCGAGGACACCCCGCTGTTCACCGCGTTCCACCGCCGCTACAACGACAACGTGCTCCGGTTGCGGGAAGAACTGCAGGGTCGCGGTCCGGTCGAGTCGATGACGGTGCGCTACCTGGAACGCATCGAGGAGCACATCGGCGGCGACACCTGGTACCTCGACTCGGGCCGTTGCGGCGGCGGCTGCGTGGCCGACAACGGCCCGAACGCCTTCGACCTGGTGCGGCTGTTCCTCGGCGACGTCGAATCGGCGGGCGTGACCATCAGCAGAGACGAGAACGGGACCGACCGGCAGGCCGTGGTCGAGCTGCGTTCCGCGACCGGGGTGCCCGCCGTCGTCGAACTCGACTGGTCCCATCTCGGTGAGACCAAGGACGTCGAGGTCCGGTGCACCGACGGCACGGTCCACTACGCGGACATGCTGCACGGCCACCAGGGTTTCAAGGCCTCTCTGTGGCACGAGTACGTCGGGATCCTCACCGACTTCGGCGCCGTGCTCGACGCGCGGCACGAGGACGCGGCCCGGCGGCCCGATGGCGGGCTCGCCGCGCTGGAACTGGTCGACGCGGTCTACCGAGTCGAATTCCTCGACACCGCACCGGAATGGGAGGGCTTGGCATGA
- a CDS encoding DegT/DnrJ/EryC1/StrS family aminotransferase produces the protein MPDSSAPVPFFSQARTFDRLWPAISARVEEVFDNGKFSHGKQVGELERCIGDYTGARFVIGVNSGTDALVLLLRALGLRPGDEVIVPAYSFVATASSVVLAGGTPVFADIDPVTYALDPAEVDRVAGPHTRFVMPTHLFSQMADMSALSRVAARRGLTVLEDSAEAIGMRQVGVHAGLHGAGGVLSFFPTKTLGAIGDAGAVITDDPRVAEVVSGLRHHGRFGHTLDHFPGISTETARPGTNSKMDDIQAAVLLAKLPGLDEEIARRAQLAEAYRERLSGIPGLVRLPQVVDRGPGSAGVFYVYLIEVERRDELVEWLARAEIGTETYYPIPLHRQPCFSGLDSARTSLPHAEAAARGALALPLYPDLTLGQLDRVCSAVRAFYSGRTA, from the coding sequence CTGCCGGATTCATCCGCGCCCGTTCCATTCTTCTCGCAAGCCCGCACTTTCGACCGGCTCTGGCCGGCCATCAGCGCCCGTGTCGAGGAGGTCTTCGACAACGGCAAGTTCTCCCACGGCAAGCAGGTCGGCGAGCTCGAACGGTGCATCGGCGACTACACCGGAGCCCGGTTCGTCATCGGCGTCAACAGCGGCACCGACGCGCTGGTCCTGCTGCTGCGCGCGCTCGGCCTGCGGCCCGGCGACGAGGTCATCGTCCCCGCCTACTCCTTCGTGGCCACCGCCAGTTCGGTGGTCCTCGCCGGTGGCACGCCGGTGTTCGCCGACATCGACCCGGTCACCTACGCGCTCGACCCGGCCGAAGTGGATCGGGTCGCAGGCCCGCACACCAGGTTCGTGATGCCGACGCACCTGTTCAGCCAGATGGCCGACATGAGCGCGCTCTCCAGAGTGGCGGCCCGGCGCGGCCTGACGGTGCTGGAGGACAGCGCCGAGGCCATCGGGATGCGCCAGGTCGGGGTGCACGCCGGCCTGCACGGGGCGGGTGGCGTGCTCTCGTTCTTCCCGACCAAGACGCTCGGCGCGATCGGCGACGCGGGCGCCGTGATCACCGATGATCCACGGGTGGCCGAGGTCGTGTCCGGGCTGCGCCACCACGGCCGGTTCGGCCACACCCTGGATCACTTCCCCGGCATCTCCACCGAGACCGCGCGGCCCGGCACGAACAGCAAGATGGACGACATCCAGGCCGCGGTCCTGCTCGCGAAGCTGCCCGGCCTGGACGAGGAGATCGCCCGGCGCGCACAGCTGGCCGAGGCCTACCGGGAGCGCCTCTCCGGCATTCCCGGCCTCGTGCGGCTGCCGCAGGTGGTCGATCGCGGACCGGGCTCGGCGGGAGTGTTCTACGTCTACCTGATCGAGGTCGAACGCCGCGACGAACTGGTCGAATGGCTGGCCCGCGCGGAAATCGGAACCGAGACCTATTACCCCATTCCATTGCATCGGCAACCGTGCTTCAGCGGACTGGATTCCGCCCGCACTTCGCTGCCCCACGCCGAGGCGGCCGCGCGCGGCGCGCTCGCCCTTCCGCTGTACCCGGACCTCACCCTCGGACAGCTCGATCGGGTGTGCTCCGCGGTGCGCGCTTTCTATTCCGGGAGGACCGCGTGA
- a CDS encoding sugar phosphate isomerase/epimerase, translated as MQGDLRPKLAGIGDEAAVDLTGQLAAIRRLGWSGIELRTVDGVALADLTADDLRRTVRQVRAAELDVVCLASRIGNWERPITAPFDADLRELDALAEQCGEFGTRYVRIMSYPNDGLGEPEWGARARERVALLAERAVEHGITLLHENCAGWAATDADRMSRLLAAAPSLRLLFDTGNGIDHGYEALDLLRPIAGHVAHVHVKDATGSPGAATYVRPGDGNARVVECLRLLLNSGYAGTFSLEPHLVTRPHDGVSADESAADRFVDAGRNLERTLRELLAPYAAGTPAHGRS; from the coding sequence ATGCAGGGTGACTTGCGGCCGAAGCTCGCCGGTATCGGCGATGAGGCCGCCGTGGACCTGACCGGGCAGCTCGCCGCGATTCGCAGGCTCGGCTGGTCCGGCATCGAACTGCGCACCGTGGACGGTGTCGCGCTGGCGGACCTGACCGCGGACGACCTGCGGCGCACGGTCCGGCAGGTGCGGGCCGCGGAACTCGACGTGGTGTGCCTGGCCTCGCGAATCGGGAACTGGGAACGCCCGATCACGGCCCCGTTCGACGCGGACCTGCGCGAACTCGACGCGCTCGCCGAGCAGTGCGGCGAATTCGGCACCCGCTACGTGCGGATCATGTCGTATCCCAACGACGGACTCGGCGAACCCGAATGGGGAGCTCGTGCGCGGGAACGCGTCGCGCTGCTCGCCGAACGCGCCGTGGAGCACGGGATCACGCTGCTGCACGAAAATTGCGCGGGCTGGGCCGCCACCGACGCCGATCGGATGTCGCGGCTGCTGGCGGCGGCCCCGTCGCTGCGGCTGCTGTTCGACACCGGCAACGGCATCGACCACGGCTACGAGGCCCTCGACCTGCTGCGTCCCATCGCGGGCCACGTGGCCCACGTGCACGTCAAAGACGCGACCGGCTCACCCGGAGCGGCGACCTACGTGCGTCCGGGTGACGGGAACGCGCGGGTGGTGGAGTGCCTGCGGTTGCTGCTCAACTCCGGTTACGCGGGCACCTTCTCGCTGGAGCCGCACCTGGTGACCCGTCCGCACGACGGCGTGAGCGCCGACGAGTCCGCCGCCGACCGGTTCGTCGACGCGGGCCGGAACCTGGAGCGGACGTTGCGGGAGCTGCTCGCGCCGTACGCGGCAGGCACCCCGGCGCACGGCCGGTCCTGA
- a CDS encoding Ldh family oxidoreductase produces MTLLPEIAHSGQRLTVSHADLHAFTAGVFAEHGIPDRRAHLAADALCYGDLCGFDSHGLFNLTRLYLPLLRSGRIDPAAEPRVLTDLGACATVDARRALGLWAAVEATDSAVARAAEHGIGMVSVRGGTHFGCAGFHAARAAEAGLIGIVASNCGGQRIARPPLGALTMLGTNPISVAAPAVDGHPFVLDMSTTVVPTGKVRVAASSGERVPAGWLADDSGATVTDPAEFDRGNAHLRWLGGDPDTGAHKGFGLGLVVELLSALLPGAGLGPAPEALHGDGGPHGRDDDIGYFVLAIAPDLLRPQGEFADGARNLFGTLLNCPPSAPGDTVGYPGWHEAELAARRRSEGVPLREHVHRELVELGLPSAGTGGAR; encoded by the coding sequence ATGACACTGCTGCCGGAGATCGCACACTCCGGGCAACGTCTCACGGTGTCCCACGCGGACCTGCACGCGTTCACCGCAGGCGTGTTCGCCGAGCACGGGATACCTGATCGCCGAGCGCACCTCGCGGCCGACGCGCTGTGCTACGGCGATCTGTGCGGATTCGACTCGCACGGCCTGTTCAACCTCACCCGGCTGTACCTGCCGCTGCTGCGATCCGGACGCATCGATCCCGCCGCGGAACCCCGAGTGCTCACCGACCTCGGTGCCTGCGCCACCGTGGACGCTCGCCGCGCGCTCGGCCTGTGGGCCGCCGTCGAGGCGACGGACTCCGCGGTGGCCCGCGCCGCCGAGCACGGCATCGGGATGGTGTCGGTCCGAGGCGGCACGCACTTCGGCTGCGCCGGTTTCCACGCCGCCCGCGCCGCCGAAGCCGGCCTGATCGGGATCGTCGCGAGCAACTGCGGAGGCCAGCGAATAGCCCGCCCACCGCTGGGGGCGTTGACCATGCTGGGCACCAATCCCATCAGCGTCGCCGCCCCCGCCGTCGACGGCCACCCCTTCGTGCTGGACATGAGCACCACCGTGGTCCCCACCGGAAAGGTTCGTGTCGCCGCGAGCAGCGGTGAACGGGTACCGGCGGGATGGCTCGCCGACGACTCCGGCGCGACCGTCACCGACCCGGCCGAGTTCGACCGCGGCAACGCGCACCTGCGCTGGCTGGGCGGCGACCCGGACACCGGCGCGCACAAGGGGTTCGGGCTCGGGCTCGTCGTGGAACTGCTGTCCGCGTTGCTGCCGGGAGCCGGGCTCGGTCCGGCCCCGGAAGCGCTGCACGGCGACGGCGGTCCGCACGGCCGCGACGACGACATCGGCTACTTCGTGCTGGCGATCGCCCCGGACCTGCTGCGCCCCCAAGGCGAATTCGCCGACGGCGCGCGGAACCTGTTCGGCACACTGCTGAACTGCCCGCCGAGCGCACCGGGCGACACGGTCGGCTATCCGGGCTGGCACGAGGCGGAACTGGCCGCGCGCCGCCGGAGCGAAGGCGTGCCGCTGCGCGAGCACGTGCACCGTGAACTGGTCGAGCTGGGCCTGCCCTCCGCCGGAACCGGAGGTGCGCGTTGA
- a CDS encoding Gfo/Idh/MocA family oxidoreductase, whose product MLHSLVVGLGRAGAGLHLRVLAQARELDRDLFRPGAIIACDPAPRARRALTGVIVAESVRAAAELVSPARTVVHLCTPPVDRPALLTELAELGFRQVIVEKPLASDLAGLAEINRLRSRYGMRLAVVAHWLDAELTRRLAELVDRRTLGQLRSISFHQHKPRFTHSISTHGHPTAFDVEIPHALGAALRLAGSAELLDAGSTDMRFADLVLPGMGGARLALRHHQGVRTDISSDLTAPVRERRVELVFERGRAVGHYPLSDQDHHAQLSVHGPDEQWSVFPDDALTEFTLRTYRRFNAIGPAPDSAADDRFALQCEVIRLLSAAKQHCRGWTGPAPQWRRTSDHAG is encoded by the coding sequence ATGCTGCACTCACTCGTGGTCGGCCTCGGACGCGCCGGTGCGGGCCTGCACCTGCGCGTGCTGGCGCAGGCACGGGAACTCGACCGCGACCTGTTCCGCCCCGGCGCGATCATCGCCTGCGACCCGGCGCCCCGCGCCCGCCGCGCCCTGACCGGGGTGATCGTGGCGGAATCGGTGCGCGCCGCCGCCGAACTCGTGTCCCCGGCGCGCACCGTGGTCCACCTGTGCACGCCACCGGTCGACCGGCCCGCGCTGCTCACCGAGCTCGCCGAGCTCGGATTCCGCCAGGTCATCGTGGAAAAGCCGTTGGCTTCGGACCTCGCGGGACTGGCGGAGATCAACCGGCTCCGCAGCCGGTACGGGATGCGGCTGGCGGTGGTGGCGCACTGGCTGGACGCGGAGCTCACCCGCAGGCTCGCCGAGCTCGTCGACCGGCGAACCCTGGGGCAACTGCGGTCGATCTCGTTCCACCAGCACAAACCCCGGTTCACGCACTCGATCTCCACCCACGGTCACCCGACGGCCTTCGACGTGGAGATCCCGCACGCGCTCGGCGCGGCGCTGCGCCTGGCGGGCTCCGCCGAGCTGCTCGACGCGGGCAGCACCGACATGCGCTTCGCGGACCTGGTGCTGCCCGGGATGGGCGGCGCCCGGCTCGCGCTGCGCCACCACCAAGGGGTGCGCACCGACATCAGCTCCGACCTGACCGCCCCCGTGCGGGAACGTCGTGTCGAGCTCGTATTCGAGCGCGGACGGGCGGTCGGGCACTACCCGCTCAGCGACCAGGACCACCACGCGCAGCTGAGCGTGCACGGTCCCGACGAGCAGTGGTCGGTGTTCCCGGACGACGCGCTCACCGAGTTCACGCTGCGCACCTACCGCCGGTTCAACGCCATCGGACCGGCCCCCGACTCCGCCGCCGACGACCGCTTCGCGCTGCAGTGCGAAGTGATTCGCCTGCTGTCAGCGGCGAAACAGCACTGCCGGGGCTGGACCGGCCCCGCTCCACAGTGGAGGAGGACCTCAGATCATGCAGGGTGA
- a CDS encoding UbiA family prenyltransferase: MTSDLHAAPKHLGAGRPESKARSYTRLGKLDVYDYYLSILVVAAAVLPLAAVGAGSLPMLLLFLAGEVCVLVALVSFDDVTGFRDGSDIANYGPNDPLRKKLRKPLVAGTLSEREAVRFGWAAAAAGAALWGAAIALAPNRPMWTLMVIAVTYVIGLQYSYGLKLSYHGLQEAFIAALGVALVLAPYGLATGEFSGFVLVQAVLFGFGPLMFGVYSNTNDVEGDRGVGRPTVAALTTPRGNALFIGALSLGEFLLVLGASLTGVAPWWFVVLLLPASALRARQYQLGFGAGDIMRARKLGFRVHRLYVLLLIVANLLVALGIAR, encoded by the coding sequence ATGACCAGTGACCTGCACGCCGCGCCGAAGCACCTCGGCGCCGGCAGGCCGGAGAGCAAGGCCCGCAGCTACACGAGGCTGGGCAAGCTCGACGTCTACGACTACTACCTGAGCATCCTGGTGGTCGCCGCCGCCGTGCTGCCCCTCGCCGCGGTCGGGGCCGGGTCGCTGCCGATGCTGCTGCTGTTTCTGGCCGGTGAGGTCTGCGTGCTCGTCGCACTGGTCTCGTTCGACGACGTGACGGGATTCCGCGACGGCAGCGACATCGCCAACTACGGGCCGAACGATCCGCTGCGCAAGAAGCTGCGCAAGCCGCTGGTCGCGGGCACGCTCTCCGAACGGGAGGCGGTGCGCTTCGGCTGGGCCGCCGCGGCCGCCGGGGCGGCCCTGTGGGGTGCGGCCATCGCACTCGCCCCGAACCGTCCGATGTGGACTCTGATGGTGATCGCGGTGACCTACGTGATCGGCTTGCAGTACTCCTACGGGCTCAAGCTCAGCTATCACGGGTTGCAGGAGGCGTTCATCGCCGCGCTCGGCGTTGCCCTGGTCCTCGCCCCGTACGGATTGGCGACCGGGGAATTCTCCGGTTTTGTGCTGGTGCAGGCGGTGCTGTTCGGTTTCGGGCCACTGATGTTCGGGGTGTACTCCAACACCAACGACGTCGAGGGCGACCGCGGTGTCGGGCGCCCGACGGTGGCCGCGCTGACCACTCCGCGCGGCAACGCCCTGTTCATCGGCGCGTTGTCGCTGGGCGAGTTCCTGCTCGTCCTCGGCGCCTCGCTCACCGGTGTGGCGCCGTGGTGGTTCGTGGTGCTGCTGCTGCCCGCGAGCGCGCTGCGCGCCCGGCAGTACCAGCTCGGGTTCGGTGCGGGCGACATCATGCGCGCGCGCAAGCTCGGGTTCCGGGTGCACCGCCTGTACGTGCTGCTGCTGATCGTGGCGAACCTGCTGGTGGCTTTGGGGATCGCCCGATGA
- a CDS encoding NAD(P)/FAD-dependent oxidoreductase yields the protein MSAELDVAVVGAGMAGLTAATELTRAGLDVRVYESSDHVGGRTASVRVDGYTIDAGAEQLSPHGYRATWELLARLGIPESAVPLIGGPIAMWRDGRAHAGVAEPRGLLTGAGLSPLARVDLVKFQMWLAQRRGEFDTDDPDRTCLADTTVAEFARRYHPDVHDYLLQPVAGTFFGWDTERSSAATMLSLLLAVGDASSWRTYCGGMDTLARRLAAGLDVRTGQEVQQVVSTGQGARLQIGSETVTARSVLLCVPAPVAARLHPGAPEPEGEFLRACSFTPALKVSCLLDRPLAPARGVPPYVLLTSQAEDDVLSAILFDHQKHPDRAPAGAGLLTLMPNAATTSDLLGLPDAEIIARLTDAAARYLPGFTVANRRNFVHRHAHGLPEATPAALALRSRFMARRLRPIDYAGDWVMLRPASEGAVRAGALAASRVLSRLRAPLSIPTQARSRRVETA from the coding sequence ATGAGCGCCGAACTCGACGTCGCCGTGGTCGGGGCGGGCATGGCGGGGCTCACCGCCGCGACCGAACTGACCCGCGCCGGGCTCGACGTCCGGGTGTACGAGTCGTCCGACCACGTCGGCGGCCGGACCGCAAGCGTCCGCGTGGACGGCTACACGATCGACGCCGGGGCCGAGCAGCTCTCCCCGCACGGCTACCGCGCGACGTGGGAATTGCTGGCCAGGCTGGGGATTCCCGAGTCAGCGGTGCCGTTGATCGGCGGCCCCATCGCGATGTGGCGGGACGGCAGGGCGCACGCCGGAGTCGCCGAGCCGCGCGGTCTGCTCACCGGGGCGGGGCTTTCCCCACTGGCCAGAGTGGACCTGGTCAAGTTCCAGATGTGGCTGGCGCAGCGGCGCGGTGAGTTCGACACCGACGACCCGGACCGCACCTGTCTGGCCGATACGACGGTGGCCGAGTTCGCCCGCCGCTACCACCCCGACGTGCACGACTACCTGTTGCAGCCGGTCGCGGGCACCTTCTTCGGCTGGGACACCGAGCGGTCCTCGGCGGCGACGATGCTGTCGCTGCTGCTGGCCGTCGGAGACGCCTCCAGCTGGCGGACCTACTGCGGCGGCATGGACACCTTGGCCCGGCGGCTCGCAGCCGGGCTCGACGTGCGGACCGGGCAGGAAGTGCAGCAGGTCGTCTCCACCGGGCAGGGCGCCCGATTGCAGATCGGTTCGGAGACCGTGACCGCGCGTTCGGTGCTGTTGTGCGTGCCCGCCCCGGTGGCGGCCCGGTTGCATCCGGGAGCTCCGGAGCCCGAGGGCGAGTTCCTGCGCGCGTGCTCGTTCACCCCGGCGCTGAAAGTGAGCTGCCTGCTGGACCGGCCGCTGGCACCTGCGCGCGGTGTCCCGCCGTACGTGCTGCTCACCTCGCAGGCCGAGGACGACGTGCTTTCGGCGATCCTGTTCGACCACCAGAAGCACCCGGATCGAGCGCCCGCGGGGGCGGGACTGCTCACCCTGATGCCGAATGCCGCGACCACCTCGGATCTGCTCGGACTGCCCGACGCGGAGATCATCGCGCGGCTCACCGACGCCGCCGCCCGGTACCTCCCGGGGTTCACCGTCGCGAACCGCCGCAACTTCGTGCACCGCCATGCGCACGGCCTGCCGGAGGCCACGCCCGCGGCGCTGGCGCTGCGCTCCAGGTTCATGGCCCGCCGTCTCCGCCCCATCGACTACGCCGGGGACTGGGTGATGTTGCGCCCGGCCAGCGAGGGCGCCGTGCGCGCCGGC
- a CDS encoding DUF6917 domain-containing protein — protein MNPHEDGRKRGLRATVVKVLRHRREDRGMSLEPHASRCIRAGEVHELVTTDHCDTATGSRIDRVGFLGFAEFGGAGVLDRGDELRIGDRLIGTVLGFDACHYPNHYNILVRTEIPCTGEEIGLIPETPIAFDQAPTRA, from the coding sequence ATGAACCCGCACGAGGACGGCCGCAAACGCGGTCTGCGCGCCACCGTCGTGAAGGTGCTGCGGCACCGCCGGGAGGATCGGGGCATGTCGCTCGAACCGCATGCGAGCCGCTGCATCCGAGCGGGTGAGGTGCATGAGCTGGTCACCACCGACCACTGCGACACCGCCACCGGGTCCCGCATCGACCGGGTCGGGTTCCTCGGCTTCGCCGAGTTCGGCGGCGCCGGCGTCCTCGACCGCGGCGACGAACTCCGCATCGGCGACCGGCTCATCGGTACCGTGCTCGGATTCGACGCATGCCACTACCCGAACCACTACAACATCCTGGTACGCACCGAGATCCCGTGCACCGGCGAGGAGATCGGCCTCATACCGGAAACACCCATCGCATTCGACCAGGCGCCGACCCGCGCATGA
- a CDS encoding DegT/DnrJ/EryC1/StrS aminotransferase family protein yields the protein MRTEIPFFPPDLFEHDRKIMLDALQDIGRDPRQKFILGEQTAEFEEMLRADLGAADVVACGSGTSALGLVLRAMDIGPGDEVVVPAFGCAPLAASVVDVGATPVFADIDSRTLVLDPESARRHITHRTKAIMPAHMFSIMADMPRFTELTASRDLRLIEDSAVAQGGVLNGTPAGLWGEAGVYSFVQVKSFGMPGEGGAVVTRDPALGRRLRMLRNHGQQERFVHQIIGANSRFDEIQAAFQRHRYAGFPGRLERRAEIAEHYTERFAPLADQGLVPPPPGRNGRCHYVYCVLAEERDVLREYLAEHGIGSHVYYPLALPYQSAFLPYAPADERWPNAERSSARILALPIYPHLSDSEVTRVADAVCEFVRHRPRVSAPGTP from the coding sequence ATGCGCACCGAGATTCCGTTCTTCCCGCCGGATCTCTTCGAACACGATCGCAAGATCATGTTGGACGCGCTCCAGGATATCGGTCGGGATCCTCGACAAAAGTTCATCCTGGGCGAGCAAACCGCGGAGTTCGAGGAAATGCTGCGCGCCGATCTGGGCGCGGCGGACGTGGTCGCCTGCGGCAGCGGCACCTCGGCGCTCGGACTGGTGCTGCGCGCGATGGACATCGGTCCCGGCGACGAGGTCGTCGTGCCCGCGTTCGGCTGCGCACCGCTGGCCGCCTCCGTGGTCGACGTGGGCGCCACGCCGGTGTTCGCCGACATCGACTCCCGCACCCTGGTGCTGGACCCGGAGTCGGCGCGGCGGCACATCACCCACCGCACCAAGGCGATCATGCCCGCGCACATGTTCTCGATCATGGCCGACATGCCCAGGTTCACCGAGCTGACCGCGAGCCGGGATCTGCGGCTGATCGAGGACTCCGCGGTGGCGCAGGGCGGCGTGCTCAACGGCACTCCCGCCGGACTGTGGGGCGAGGCGGGCGTGTACTCGTTCGTCCAGGTCAAATCATTCGGCATGCCCGGCGAGGGCGGCGCCGTGGTGACCCGTGATCCGGCGCTGGGCCGTCGGCTGCGGATGCTGCGCAACCACGGTCAGCAGGAACGCTTCGTGCACCAGATCATCGGTGCGAACAGCAGGTTCGACGAGATCCAGGCCGCGTTCCAACGCCACCGGTACGCGGGCTTTCCCGGCAGGCTCGAGCGGCGCGCGGAGATCGCCGAGCACTACACCGAGCGCTTCGCTCCGCTGGCCGACCAGGGCCTCGTCCCACCGCCACCGGGCCGCAACGGCCGGTGCCACTACGTGTACTGCGTGCTCGCCGAGGAACGCGACGTGCTGCGGGAGTACCTCGCCGAGCACGGCATCGGCTCGCACGTGTACTACCCGCTCGCGCTGCCGTACCAGTCGGCGTTCCTGCCCTACGCCCCGGCGGACGAACGCTGGCCGAACGCCGAGCGATCCAGCGCTCGCATCCTGGCGCTGCCGATCTACCCGCATCTCAGCGACTCCGAGGTGACCCGGGTCGCCGATGCCGTCTGCGAGTTCGTCCGCCACCGCCCGCGCGTCTCGGCGCCGGGCACCCCCTGA
- a CDS encoding M20 family metallopeptidase: MSGDPFGSADRNLLRELLLLPTVNPLESSEPPARMWQAQRTYARAAESIGFDIAHHAPPEPAVLERDDVPRTVRDVATADFLAEQPNLVLRLGPELPPERTVMFNAHLDTVAGVEPVSCAGDRITGRGAIDAKGPAVALLAGIRAAVAANPALGRDVGVLVQIVSGEEGGAMGTYGTRPLVEAGFFGRLNVFCEPTGLRYLTRATASMTARIRVDGHGAIDDEPAAGHNASVLLGFLAQHLARHLDPRDRPGRCCVAGLHTGAQHNRVYGSGSLLLNLSYATAREGAEAERALLAAVRSGVREFAEIFDRTREFARTAAHAAEILRVDWLKRGLPCLDAAPTWAQDLFAAAGIKRWPDTLPAFTCDAIWMHGIPDTATAVLGPGSLETNHAHAEGEYADVAELRDFARAVTSLLTEFTERHHDGARKETT; this comes from the coding sequence ATGTCCGGCGACCCGTTCGGCTCGGCGGACCGGAATCTGCTGCGGGAACTGCTGCTGCTGCCGACGGTGAACCCGCTGGAATCGTCGGAGCCGCCCGCCCGGATGTGGCAGGCCCAGCGCACCTACGCCCGCGCGGCGGAGTCGATCGGATTCGACATCGCCCACCACGCCCCGCCGGAGCCCGCTGTGCTGGAGCGCGACGACGTGCCCCGCACCGTGCGGGACGTCGCCACCGCGGACTTCCTCGCCGAGCAGCCGAACCTGGTGCTGCGGCTCGGCCCGGAACTGCCGCCGGAGCGCACGGTGATGTTCAACGCGCACCTGGACACCGTGGCGGGCGTCGAACCCGTGTCCTGCGCCGGAGACCGGATCACCGGACGCGGTGCGATCGACGCGAAAGGCCCGGCGGTGGCCCTGCTGGCGGGCATCCGCGCGGCGGTCGCGGCGAACCCCGCGCTGGGCCGCGACGTCGGAGTGCTGGTGCAGATCGTGTCCGGTGAGGAAGGCGGCGCGATGGGCACCTACGGGACCCGTCCGCTGGTCGAGGCCGGATTCTTCGGGCGGCTCAACGTGTTCTGCGAACCGACCGGACTGCGATACCTGACCCGCGCCACCGCGTCGATGACCGCGCGGATCCGGGTCGACGGGCACGGCGCCATCGACGACGAACCGGCGGCCGGGCACAACGCGTCGGTGCTGCTGGGATTCCTCGCCCAGCACCTCGCGCGGCACCTCGACCCCCGGGACCGGCCCGGCCGCTGCTGCGTCGCCGGTCTGCACACCGGAGCGCAGCACAACCGGGTCTACGGCAGCGGAAGCCTGTTGCTGAACCTGTCCTACGCCACCGCGCGCGAAGGAGCCGAGGCCGAACGCGCGCTGTTGGCGGCGGTGCGCTCCGGGGTGCGCGAGTTCGCCGAGATCTTCGACCGCACCAGGGAATTCGCCCGCACCGCCGCGCACGCGGCCGAGATCCTGCGGGTGGACTGGCTCAAACGCGGCCTGCCCTGCCTCGACGCCGCCCCGACGTGGGCGCAGGACCTGTTCGCCGCCGCGGGCATCAAGCGGTGGCCGGACACGCTGCCCGCGTTCACCTGCGACGCCATCTGGATGCACGGGATCCCGGACACCGCCACGGCAGTGCTGGGGCCGGGCTCGCTGGAGACCAATCACGCGCACGCCGAAGGCGAATACGCCGACGTCGCCGAACTGCGGGACTTCGCCCGCGCGGTCACGTCGTTGCTCACCGAGTTCACCGAGCGGCACCACGACGGTGCCAGGAAGGAGACCACCTGA